One Nocardioides aromaticivorans genomic window carries:
- a CDS encoding amino acid ABC transporter permease, whose translation MAASVLFDAPGPATRMRHRMYTAIASAGIIAAVVYAVVKLNNDGQFEYGLWEPFVTPDYLSALILDGLVDTVTMAVFAIIGAVVFGFLFGVAKMSDHAFIRWPAWVVVEFFRAMPVLLMMFFVFYMWFISVQGSFLWIDQRSGFFTVVIALTCYNGAVLAEVVRAGVNAVPKGQAEAAYAIGMRKTQVMTIILLPQAVKVMLPAIISQMVVALKDTSLGYAVAAPGLTRVGQSIYKEFHNQVPTAIVLAVLYVGLNLLLTLLATWIQRRFVGEKKIDVVSVAAGIDNDRGGPV comes from the coding sequence ATGGCCGCGAGTGTCCTCTTCGACGCCCCCGGTCCCGCCACCCGGATGCGGCACCGGATGTACACCGCGATCGCATCGGCGGGCATCATCGCCGCCGTCGTCTACGCGGTCGTGAAGCTCAACAACGACGGCCAGTTCGAGTACGGGCTCTGGGAGCCCTTCGTGACGCCGGACTACCTCAGCGCCCTCATCCTCGACGGCTTGGTCGACACGGTGACCATGGCGGTGTTCGCGATCATCGGCGCCGTCGTCTTCGGCTTCCTGTTCGGCGTCGCCAAGATGTCCGACCACGCCTTCATCCGCTGGCCGGCATGGGTCGTCGTCGAGTTCTTCCGCGCCATGCCCGTGCTGCTGATGATGTTCTTCGTCTTCTACATGTGGTTCATCTCGGTACAGGGCAGCTTCCTGTGGATCGACCAGCGCTCGGGGTTCTTCACGGTGGTCATCGCACTCACCTGCTACAACGGCGCCGTGCTCGCGGAGGTGGTCCGCGCCGGCGTCAACGCCGTGCCGAAGGGGCAGGCGGAGGCGGCGTACGCGATCGGCATGCGCAAGACCCAGGTCATGACCATCATCCTGTTGCCGCAGGCCGTGAAGGTCATGCTTCCGGCCATCATCAGCCAGATGGTCGTCGCCCTGAAGGACACCAGCCTCGGCTACGCCGTCGCCGCGCCCGGCCTGACCAGGGTCGGCCAGTCGATCTACAAGGAGTTCCACAACCAGGTGCCGACGGCCATCGTGCTGGCGGTTCTCTATGTCGGGCTCAACCTGCTGCTGACCCTGCTCGCGACCTGGATCCAGAGGCGCTTCGTCGGCGAGAAGAAGATCGACGTCGTCTCCGTCGCGGCAGGGATCGACAACGACCGGGGCGGGCCTGTCTGA
- a CDS encoding MarR family winged helix-turn-helix transcriptional regulator — protein sequence MRDEVDDLVEAWARERDDLDLGPVAVFSRISRLAHHVDRARRQAFTAHDIESWEFDVLAALRRAGRPYELSPGRLLRETLVTSGTMTNRVDRLATRGLVERHPDPSDRRGVLVRLTPEGKEAVDGAFAALLDAERDLLTGLSEKDQTELADLLRRLLVPFAD from the coding sequence ATGCGGGACGAGGTGGACGACCTGGTGGAGGCGTGGGCGCGCGAGCGTGACGACCTCGACCTCGGTCCGGTCGCCGTGTTCAGCCGGATCTCGCGCCTCGCGCACCACGTCGACCGCGCGCGGCGCCAGGCGTTCACGGCGCACGACATCGAGTCGTGGGAGTTCGACGTGCTCGCCGCGCTGCGGCGGGCAGGGCGGCCCTACGAGCTCTCCCCCGGGCGGCTGCTGCGCGAGACGCTGGTGACGAGCGGGACCATGACCAACCGGGTCGACCGGCTGGCCACCCGCGGCCTGGTCGAGCGCCACCCCGACCCCTCGGACCGGCGCGGCGTGCTGGTGCGCCTCACCCCCGAGGGCAAGGAGGCCGTCGACGGCGCCTTCGCGGCGCTCCTCGACGCCGAGCGGGACCTGCTCACCGGGCTGTCCGAGAAGGACCAGACCGAGCTCGCCGACCTGTTGCGGCGCCTGCTCGTGCCGTTCGCGGACTGA
- a CDS encoding ABC-F family ATP-binding cassette domain-containing protein translates to MPDPGQGRSLLNLERVSKAYGVRPLLSDVSLGVAAGERIGIVGRNGDGKTTLLRIMTGAEEPDEGRVSRQRGLLVGVLAQHDDFDDSHTVREVVLQGKADHEWAADARLREIVDVLLAGVDLDRAVAGLSGGERRRCSLAGLLLGEHDLVILDEPTNHLDVEAVAWLAAHLAARPSALVVVTHDRWFLDAVCQQTWEVHDGVVDSYEGGYAAFVLAKAERQRQAAASEVRRQNLVRKELAWLRRGAPARTSKPKFRIDAANALIEDVPPPRDRLELQRFAAQRLGKDVIDVEDVDFSRGTRQLLSHATWRLGPGDRVGLVGVNGAGKTSVLSLLAGEAAPQVGRVKHGRTVALQHLSQAVEFDDPEARVLATVEGIRRVTRTADGEISATSMLERFGFTGDKLTARVGDLSGGERRRFQLLRLLLTEPNVLLLDEPTNDLDIETLNVLEDFLDGWPGTLVVVSHDRYFLERVTDSVWALLGDGQISMLPRGVDEYLERRAQAMHLEVAPPPAAPAGPVIDRVAGEEPAGGSRSTAKPGSAEERAAKKTVARLDKVLARLAEREAELTAELAAHASDPGKLTEISQALGELHEEKEAAELEWLEAAELLE, encoded by the coding sequence ATGCCTGATCCCGGCCAAGGCCGGAGCCTGCTCAACCTGGAGCGGGTCTCGAAGGCCTACGGCGTCCGTCCCCTGCTCTCCGACGTCTCCCTCGGCGTCGCCGCCGGCGAGCGGATCGGCATCGTCGGACGCAACGGCGACGGCAAGACGACCCTGCTGCGGATCATGACCGGAGCCGAGGAGCCGGACGAGGGCCGGGTCTCGCGCCAGCGCGGGCTCCTCGTCGGCGTACTCGCCCAGCACGACGACTTCGATGACTCCCACACCGTGCGCGAGGTGGTGCTGCAGGGCAAGGCCGACCACGAGTGGGCCGCCGACGCCCGCCTGCGCGAGATCGTCGACGTCCTGCTCGCCGGTGTCGACCTCGACCGCGCGGTCGCGGGCCTGTCCGGTGGGGAGCGCCGGCGATGTTCCCTGGCGGGCCTGCTGCTGGGGGAGCACGACCTGGTGATCCTCGACGAGCCGACCAACCACCTCGACGTCGAGGCGGTCGCGTGGCTCGCCGCCCACCTCGCCGCCCGTCCGTCCGCCCTCGTCGTGGTCACCCACGACCGCTGGTTCCTCGACGCGGTCTGCCAGCAGACCTGGGAGGTCCACGACGGCGTCGTCGACAGCTACGAGGGCGGGTACGCCGCCTTCGTGCTCGCCAAGGCCGAGCGCCAGCGCCAGGCCGCGGCCTCGGAGGTACGCCGGCAGAACCTCGTCCGCAAGGAGCTCGCCTGGCTGCGCCGCGGCGCACCCGCCCGGACCTCGAAGCCGAAGTTCCGCATCGACGCCGCCAACGCACTGATCGAGGACGTCCCGCCGCCGCGCGACCGGCTCGAGCTCCAGCGCTTCGCCGCGCAGCGGCTCGGCAAGGACGTGATCGACGTCGAGGACGTCGACTTCTCGCGTGGCACCCGCCAGCTGCTGAGCCACGCGACCTGGCGCCTCGGGCCCGGCGACCGCGTCGGTCTGGTCGGCGTCAACGGCGCCGGCAAGACCTCGGTCCTGTCCCTGCTCGCCGGCGAGGCCGCTCCCCAGGTCGGGCGGGTCAAGCACGGCCGCACCGTCGCCCTGCAGCACCTCTCGCAGGCCGTCGAGTTCGACGACCCGGAGGCCCGCGTCCTCGCCACCGTGGAGGGAATCCGCCGGGTCACCCGTACGGCGGACGGCGAGATCTCCGCGACGTCGATGCTCGAGCGCTTCGGGTTCACCGGCGACAAGCTCACCGCGCGGGTCGGCGACCTCTCCGGCGGCGAGCGACGCCGGTTCCAGCTGCTGCGACTGCTGCTCACCGAGCCGAACGTGCTGCTCCTCGACGAGCCCACCAACGACCTCGACATCGAGACCCTCAACGTGCTCGAGGACTTCCTCGACGGCTGGCCGGGCACCCTCGTCGTGGTCTCGCACGACCGCTACTTCCTCGAGCGCGTCACCGACTCGGTCTGGGCGCTGCTCGGCGACGGCCAGATCTCGATGCTGCCGCGCGGCGTGGACGAGTACCTCGAGCGCCGGGCCCAGGCCATGCACCTCGAGGTCGCCCCGCCGCCCGCGGCACCTGCTGGTCCCGTCATTGATCGGGTAGCCGGCGAGGAACCAGCCGGCGGATCGAGATCGACGGCCAAGCCCGGCTCCGCCGAGGAGCGGGCCGCGAAGAAGACGGTCGCCCGCCTCGACAAGGTGCTCGCCCGGCTCGCCGAGCGCGAGGCGGAGCTCACCGCGGAGCTGGCGGCCCACGCGTCCGACCCCGGGAAGCTCACGGAGATCTCCCAGGCGCTCGGGGAGCTGCACGAGGAGAAGGAAGCCGCCGAGCTCGAGTGGCTGGAAGCCGCGGAGCTGCTGGAGTAG
- the rsmA gene encoding 16S rRNA (adenine(1518)-N(6)/adenine(1519)-N(6))-dimethyltransferase RsmA, which yields MTETSAPRLLGPAEVRELAARLDLRPTKQRGQNFVIDANTVRRIVRESGVVDGEVVVEVGPGLGSLTLALLEVGATVTAIEVDPLLAAELPSTIAAFAPAQADRFQVVLADALTVDVVPGPAPQALVANLPYNVSVPVLLHLMALLPSLEHGLVMVQAEVADRLAAPPGSKTYGVPSAKAAWFADVRRAGAIGRNVFWPAPNVDSGLVAWTHHAPPTDEVTREQVFAVIDASFAQRRKALRGALRNLAGGSGPAEAALLAAGIDPLTRGEALGIDEFVALTIALQEHAVVPGGADE from the coding sequence ATGACCGAGACCTCAGCGCCGCGCCTGCTCGGCCCGGCCGAGGTCCGCGAGCTCGCCGCGCGGCTGGACCTGCGCCCGACCAAGCAGCGCGGGCAGAACTTCGTGATCGACGCCAACACCGTGCGCCGGATCGTGCGCGAGTCCGGGGTCGTCGACGGCGAGGTCGTCGTCGAGGTCGGGCCCGGGCTCGGCTCATTGACTCTTGCTCTGCTCGAGGTCGGCGCCACGGTCACCGCGATCGAGGTCGACCCGCTGCTGGCGGCCGAGCTGCCCTCGACCATCGCCGCGTTCGCGCCCGCGCAGGCCGACCGGTTCCAGGTCGTGCTCGCGGACGCGCTGACGGTCGACGTCGTACCGGGTCCGGCGCCGCAGGCGCTCGTCGCCAACCTGCCCTACAACGTCTCGGTGCCGGTGCTGCTGCACCTCATGGCGCTCCTGCCGTCGCTCGAGCACGGGCTGGTCATGGTCCAGGCCGAGGTCGCCGACCGGCTGGCCGCCCCACCGGGGTCCAAGACCTACGGCGTGCCGTCCGCCAAGGCCGCGTGGTTCGCGGACGTCCGCCGTGCCGGCGCCATCGGACGCAACGTCTTCTGGCCCGCGCCCAATGTCGACTCCGGGCTGGTCGCGTGGACGCACCACGCGCCCCCGACCGACGAGGTCACCCGCGAGCAGGTGTTCGCGGTCATCGACGCCTCCTTCGCGCAGCGGCGCAAGGCCCTGCGCGGTGCCCTGCGCAACCTGGCCGGTGGGTCGGGACCGGCCGAGGCCGCGCTCCTCGCCGCCGGCATCGACCCGCTGACGCGGGGCGAGGCGCTCGGCATCGACGAGTTCGTCGCGCTGACCATCGCGCTCCAGGAGCACGCCGTGGTGCCGGGCGGCGCCGATGAGTGA
- a CDS encoding methyltransferase domain-containing protein, which yields MTSTWDPGRYLAFAGERGRPFVDLVARIDATDPRVVVDLGCGPGNLTSLLADRWPAAAVTGVDSSADMVRAASDSPAAERVVFHRQDLRDWLREAEPGQVDVLVSNATLQWLPEHLDLLPALAEAVAPGGWLAFQVPGNHLAPSHTLLAELAAEPPYDVHTAGAARVGAHDAVTYLRALQALGCEVDAWETTYLHVLHGEDPVFTWVSGTGARPILHALPEDLRGRFEEEYKARLRAAYPDDGHGVVLPFRRIFVVARVP from the coding sequence GTGACCAGCACCTGGGACCCGGGTCGCTATCTCGCGTTCGCCGGCGAACGTGGACGCCCCTTCGTCGACCTGGTCGCGCGCATCGACGCCACCGACCCGCGGGTCGTCGTCGATCTCGGCTGTGGTCCTGGCAACCTCACCTCCCTCCTGGCCGATCGCTGGCCTGCTGCCGCGGTCACCGGTGTCGACTCCAGTGCCGACATGGTGCGCGCCGCCTCCGACAGTCCGGCCGCGGAGCGCGTGGTCTTCCACAGGCAGGACCTGCGGGACTGGCTGCGCGAGGCCGAGCCGGGCCAGGTCGACGTCCTGGTCTCGAACGCGACCCTCCAGTGGCTGCCCGAGCACCTCGACCTCCTGCCCGCCCTGGCCGAGGCCGTCGCACCCGGTGGCTGGCTCGCCTTCCAGGTGCCCGGCAACCACCTCGCTCCCAGCCACACCCTCCTCGCGGAGCTGGCCGCCGAGCCGCCGTACGACGTCCACACGGCCGGCGCCGCCCGGGTCGGCGCACACGACGCCGTGACCTACCTTCGCGCGCTCCAGGCGCTGGGCTGCGAGGTCGATGCGTGGGAGACGACCTACCTCCATGTGCTGCACGGGGAGGACCCGGTCTTCACCTGGGTCTCCGGCACCGGCGCCCGGCCGATCCTGCACGCCCTGCCCGAGGACCTCCGCGGTCGCTTCGAGGAGGAGTACAAGGCGCGGCTCCGGGCGGCGTACCCGGACGACGGCCACGGCGTGGTGCTGCCCTTCCGGCGGATCTTCGTCGTCGCGCGCGTGCCGTAG
- a CDS encoding alpha/beta fold hydrolase encodes MTDKPDTISGTGRITTVRRDSLTFDVYDDGPADGEVVVLLHGFPERASSWRLVAPQLHDAGYRTLAIDQRGYSRGARPKRRRDYRIEELVADVMALVDAAVGPEGRVHVVGHDWGAVVAWGVAQQHPDRVATLTAVSVPHPMSFVTAMARSGQVLKSWYMLAFQVPMIPELVVGRLGKASDRQLAASGMTREDLDRVQREIVDDGALPGALGWYRALPLNKPRDMRLKVSVPTTLVWSDGDIAVGRWSAENNHRWVEGPYRLVELKGVSHWIPTQAPDELAEAILDRLGSASTRS; translated from the coding sequence ATGACTGACAAGCCCGACACGATCTCGGGGACCGGGCGGATCACGACGGTCCGACGCGACTCCCTCACCTTCGACGTGTACGACGACGGTCCGGCCGACGGCGAGGTCGTGGTCCTGCTCCACGGGTTCCCCGAGCGGGCCAGCTCGTGGCGGCTGGTCGCACCGCAGCTGCACGACGCGGGCTACCGCACGCTGGCGATCGACCAGCGCGGCTACTCGCGCGGTGCCCGGCCGAAGCGGCGCCGTGACTACCGGATCGAGGAGCTGGTCGCCGACGTGATGGCGCTGGTCGACGCGGCGGTCGGTCCCGAGGGACGGGTGCACGTGGTGGGCCACGACTGGGGCGCCGTCGTCGCCTGGGGCGTCGCGCAGCAGCACCCCGACCGCGTCGCGACCCTCACCGCCGTGTCGGTGCCGCACCCGATGTCCTTCGTGACGGCGATGGCGCGCTCGGGACAGGTGCTGAAGTCCTGGTACATGCTCGCCTTCCAGGTGCCCATGATCCCCGAGCTGGTCGTGGGCCGGCTCGGCAAGGCGTCGGACCGCCAGCTGGCGGCGTCGGGCATGACGCGCGAGGACCTCGACCGCGTGCAGCGCGAGATCGTCGACGACGGTGCGCTGCCCGGCGCGCTCGGCTGGTACCGGGCCCTGCCGCTCAACAAGCCCCGCGACATGCGGTTGAAGGTGTCGGTCCCGACGACGCTGGTGTGGAGCGACGGTGACATCGCCGTCGGCCGCTGGAGCGCGGAGAACAACCACCGCTGGGTGGAGGGTCCCTACCGCCTCGTCGAGCTGAAGGGCGTCTCGCACTGGATCCCGACGCAGGCGCCGGACGAGCTGGCTGAGGCGATCCTCGACCGGCTGGGCTCGGCCAGCACCCGGTCGTGA
- a CDS encoding TatD family hydrolase, which yields MSDERPPAPEPLPHPVVDNHCHLDIGRGEPARDAGEAIAAAAAVGVPRIVQIGCDLPGARWAVAAAAEHTALVAGVALHPNEAPRILAGGGRAALEAAWDEIEQLAGAHDKVRAVGETGLDAFRTGEDGRAVQVESFARHIDIAKRLGKTLVIHDRDTHDEVLEVLDAEGVPERWVMHCFSGDADFARACLDRGAHLSFAGTVTFKNAEPLREALRIAPQDRLLVETDAPYLTPAPYRGRTNASYLVPVTMRLMAAERGEDLGELCAAVDANTERAFSGGW from the coding sequence GTGAGCGACGAGAGGCCGCCCGCCCCCGAGCCGCTGCCCCATCCGGTCGTCGACAACCACTGCCACCTCGACATCGGGCGGGGCGAGCCGGCCCGGGACGCCGGTGAGGCGATCGCGGCAGCAGCCGCCGTCGGCGTACCCCGCATCGTGCAGATCGGCTGCGACCTGCCCGGCGCCCGCTGGGCGGTGGCGGCAGCGGCGGAGCACACCGCGCTGGTCGCCGGCGTCGCGCTCCACCCCAACGAGGCGCCGCGGATCCTCGCCGGTGGTGGCCGGGCGGCGCTCGAGGCGGCGTGGGACGAGATCGAGCAGCTGGCCGGAGCGCACGACAAGGTGCGCGCGGTGGGGGAGACCGGCCTCGACGCGTTCCGCACCGGCGAGGACGGCCGGGCCGTCCAGGTCGAGTCCTTCGCGCGGCACATCGACATCGCCAAGCGCCTCGGCAAGACGCTGGTGATCCACGACCGCGACACCCACGACGAGGTGCTGGAGGTGCTCGACGCCGAGGGCGTGCCCGAGCGCTGGGTGATGCACTGCTTCTCCGGCGACGCCGACTTCGCCCGCGCCTGCCTGGACCGCGGCGCCCACCTGTCCTTCGCCGGGACGGTCACCTTCAAGAACGCCGAGCCCCTGCGCGAGGCCCTCCGCATCGCCCCGCAGGACCGGCTGCTCGTGGAGACCGACGCGCCCTACCTGACGCCGGCGCCGTACCGCGGTCGCACCAACGCGTCGTACCTGGTCCCGGTGACGATGCGGCTCATGGCGGCCGAGCGAGGCGAGGATCTCGGCGAGCTCTGCGCGGCCGTCGACGCGAACACCGAGCGGGCCTTCAGCGGCGGCTGGTGA
- a CDS encoding transglycosylase family protein — protein sequence MALVATIVGVLLAVSTVTYGYTSLSTEVTLAVDGKERTVSTFGDTVQDVLDAEGIELASRDVVQPSVDEEIESGDRISVRYSRPIELTVDGTTSTHWVTATDVEGALAQIGVVYADSRLSTSRGADIDRGGAEIEVITPKKLVLELAGKKAVTRTVPALTVEDALAEVGVELDEFDKVRPARTAKVEDGDRIVFTDIAQRKRRVEDEVVPAPVKEVEDDSMYEGERKVVTEGVDGVRDVTYRVIVRNGDVVKRIVLTQDVTRAPRAEVVHVGTKSVAANFAGGNTVWDRLAQCESGGNWAINTGNGYYGGLQFNVGTWRAYGGTGYPHQASRETQIAIATKVRDASGGYGAWPGCAASLGLPR from the coding sequence GTGGCCCTCGTCGCCACGATCGTCGGGGTCCTCCTCGCGGTCTCCACGGTGACCTATGGCTACACCTCGCTCTCCACCGAGGTCACGCTCGCCGTCGACGGCAAGGAGCGCACCGTCAGCACGTTCGGCGACACCGTCCAGGACGTCCTCGACGCCGAAGGCATCGAGCTCGCCTCCCGTGACGTGGTGCAGCCCAGCGTCGACGAGGAGATCGAGAGCGGCGACCGCATCTCCGTCCGGTACAGCCGGCCGATTGAGCTGACCGTCGACGGCACGACCTCCACCCACTGGGTGACCGCCACCGACGTCGAGGGCGCACTCGCCCAGATCGGCGTCGTGTACGCCGACAGCCGGCTCTCGACCAGCCGTGGCGCGGACATCGACCGCGGCGGCGCCGAGATCGAGGTCATCACCCCGAAGAAGCTCGTCCTCGAGCTCGCCGGCAAGAAGGCCGTCACCCGCACCGTCCCCGCGCTGACCGTCGAGGACGCCCTCGCCGAGGTCGGCGTCGAGCTCGACGAGTTCGACAAGGTCCGGCCCGCCCGTACCGCCAAGGTCGAGGACGGCGACCGCATCGTCTTCACCGACATCGCGCAGCGCAAGCGCCGCGTCGAGGACGAGGTCGTGCCCGCTCCGGTCAAGGAGGTCGAGGACGACTCGATGTACGAGGGCGAGCGCAAGGTCGTCACCGAGGGCGTCGACGGCGTCCGCGACGTGACCTACCGCGTCATCGTCCGCAACGGCGACGTCGTCAAGCGGATCGTGCTGACCCAGGACGTCACCAGGGCGCCGCGCGCCGAGGTCGTCCACGTCGGCACCAAGTCCGTCGCCGCCAACTTCGCCGGTGGCAACACCGTCTGGGACCGCCTCGCGCAGTGCGAGTCGGGCGGCAACTGGGCGATCAACACCGGCAACGGCTACTACGGCGGCCTGCAGTTCAACGTCGGCACGTGGCGTGCCTACGGCGGCACCGGCTACCCGCACCAGGCCTCCCGGGAGACCCAGATCGCGATCGCGACGAAGGTCCGCGATGCGTCCGGCGGCTACGGCGCCTGGCCGGGCTGCGCTGCCTCGCTGGGCCTGCCCCGCTGA
- a CDS encoding alpha/beta fold hydrolase, with translation MDQRTTALDRITLTSLVWGEVDDTARPLAVLLHGFPDTAHTWRHLGPELAATGYRVVAPFTRGYAPSGIPADGSYHVPALMDDALALHRAYDGDDRALLVGHDWGAITANGIAASDANPFADVVSLAVPPFSAMNPRSDDLTRWLRILPRQAGMSWYTLFNQLPGLPERTFERLVAHLWRRWSPGFDATEDLAHLAAALPDDAHRSAAIGYYRAQPRTWRLPARYQPLARDWTGAPKVPLLFLQGADDGCLDARWAARIGDRLPAGSRVAVVEDAGHFLQLERPDVVNARILEYLHERAAARS, from the coding sequence GTGGACCAGCGCACCACCGCCCTCGACCGGATCACCCTGACCAGCCTCGTGTGGGGCGAGGTCGACGACACGGCACGCCCGCTCGCCGTCCTCCTGCACGGCTTCCCCGACACCGCCCACACCTGGCGCCACCTCGGCCCGGAGCTCGCCGCGACGGGCTACCGCGTCGTCGCGCCGTTCACCCGCGGCTACGCCCCGAGCGGGATCCCGGCGGACGGCAGCTACCACGTGCCGGCGCTGATGGACGACGCCCTCGCCCTCCACCGCGCGTACGACGGCGACGACCGCGCGCTGCTCGTCGGGCACGACTGGGGCGCGATCACGGCCAACGGCATCGCGGCGTCCGATGCCAACCCGTTCGCCGACGTCGTCTCGCTCGCGGTCCCGCCGTTCTCCGCGATGAACCCGCGCAGCGACGACCTGACCCGCTGGCTGCGGATCCTGCCGCGGCAGGCTGGCATGAGCTGGTACACCCTCTTCAACCAGCTGCCCGGCCTCCCCGAGCGCACCTTCGAGCGGCTCGTCGCCCACCTGTGGCGGCGCTGGTCGCCCGGCTTCGACGCCACCGAGGACCTCGCCCACCTCGCGGCCGCGCTGCCCGACGACGCCCACCGCTCCGCGGCGATCGGCTACTACCGCGCCCAGCCGCGCACCTGGCGGCTGCCGGCGCGCTACCAGCCGCTGGCCCGCGACTGGACCGGCGCGCCAAAGGTGCCGCTGCTCTTCCTGCAGGGCGCCGACGACGGCTGCCTCGACGCGCGCTGGGCAGCCCGGATCGGGGACCGGCTGCCCGCCGGCAGCCGGGTCGCCGTCGTGGAGGACGCGGGGCACTTCCTCCAGCTCGAGCGGCCCGACGTGGTCAACGCCCGGATCCTCGAGTACCTCCACGAGCGAGCGGCGGCCCGCTCGTGA
- a CDS encoding hotdog fold domain-containing protein, protein MTQVHNLWKTTTGLPVVGGTIGKRVFSIAFAQKAPYFATIHPRVTEMGPNHCEVVIPKRRSVQNHIGTVHAIAMCNGLEMAMGGLAESTIPSSKRWIPKGMSISYTAKATGDVTCIAETDQEQWDTAEGDLPVRVRGELADGTVVIEGTITLWVTSKKK, encoded by the coding sequence ATGACTCAGGTGCACAACCTCTGGAAGACGACCACCGGCCTCCCCGTCGTCGGCGGCACGATCGGCAAGCGCGTCTTCTCGATCGCCTTCGCGCAGAAGGCGCCCTACTTCGCGACCATCCACCCCCGGGTGACCGAGATGGGGCCCAACCACTGCGAGGTCGTGATCCCCAAGCGGCGCAGCGTGCAGAACCACATCGGCACGGTCCACGCGATCGCCATGTGCAACGGCCTCGAGATGGCGATGGGCGGCCTCGCCGAGTCGACGATCCCCAGCAGCAAGCGGTGGATCCCCAAGGGCATGAGCATCTCCTACACGGCCAAGGCGACCGGTGACGTCACCTGCATCGCCGAGACCGACCAAGAGCAGTGGGACACCGCCGAGGGCGACCTGCCCGTGCGGGTCCGCGGCGAGCTCGCCGACGGCACCGTCGTCATCGAGGGCACGATCACGCTCTGGGTGACCTCGAAGAAGAAGTAG
- a CDS encoding 4-(cytidine 5'-diphospho)-2-C-methyl-D-erythritol kinase has product MVEPTHRVTVRAPAKINLHLGVGGPRADGFHPLATIYQAVGLYDDVTVADAPDWSVGLTAPIDGVPLDDDNIAIRAGRALVAHHGLDLAARITIAKGIPVMGGMAGGSADAAATLLALDRLWDLQTSDEDLLRIAGELGSDVPFALLGGTALGTGRGEVVTPIPDRSSVWWVVVLSDEGLSTPAVYRHFDVLAPDAVADPPVPQALVDALAEGYTDEVGALLHNDLWPAARDLRPDLVDVEAQLRILGPDGVLLSGSGPTLLMLYEDVEEARSAVADLTERGFRCTIAPGPVAGAHVVTYA; this is encoded by the coding sequence ATGGTCGAGCCGACCCACCGGGTGACCGTGCGCGCGCCCGCCAAGATCAACCTCCACCTCGGCGTCGGCGGCCCACGCGCCGACGGCTTCCACCCGCTGGCGACGATCTACCAGGCCGTCGGCCTGTACGACGACGTGACGGTCGCCGACGCGCCCGACTGGTCGGTCGGGCTGACCGCCCCCATCGACGGGGTCCCGCTCGACGACGACAACATCGCGATCAGGGCCGGTCGCGCGCTCGTCGCCCACCACGGCCTCGACCTGGCGGCGCGGATCACGATCGCCAAGGGCATCCCGGTGATGGGCGGCATGGCCGGCGGGTCGGCCGACGCCGCAGCGACCCTGCTCGCGCTCGACCGCCTGTGGGACCTGCAGACCAGCGACGAGGACCTGTTGCGGATCGCCGGCGAGCTCGGCAGCGACGTGCCCTTCGCCCTGCTCGGCGGCACCGCGCTCGGGACCGGGCGCGGCGAGGTGGTGACGCCGATCCCCGACCGGAGCTCGGTGTGGTGGGTCGTCGTCCTCTCCGACGAGGGCCTGTCGACGCCGGCCGTCTACCGGCACTTCGACGTGCTCGCGCCCGACGCCGTTGCGGACCCCCCGGTGCCCCAGGCGCTCGTCGACGCGCTCGCCGAGGGCTACACCGACGAGGTCGGTGCCCTGCTCCACAACGACCTGTGGCCCGCGGCGCGCGACCTGCGCCCCGACCTCGTCGACGTCGAGGCCCAGCTGAGGATCCTCGGACCCGACGGCGTCCTGCTGTCCGGCTCGGGCCCGACCCTGTTGATGTTGTACGAGGACGTCGAGGAGGCGCGGAGCGCAGTGGCGGACCTGACCGAGCGCGGCTTCCGGTGCACGATCGCGCCGGGCCCGGTCGCCGGAGCCCACGTGGTGACCTATGCCTGA